The proteins below are encoded in one region of Sminthopsis crassicaudata isolate SCR6 chromosome 1, ASM4859323v1, whole genome shotgun sequence:
- the GPLD1 gene encoding phosphatidylinositol-glycan-specific phospholipase D isoform X1 yields MVREAAAAAAAAAKRSWFLVLIILFHLSQRSTSCGISTHIEIAHRALEFFSQQDGTINYKKLLLEHQDAYQAGSVFPDAFYPNICKGGIFHDVSEDTHWTPFLNASVHYIRQNYPLPWEKDTEKLVAFLFGIMSHMVADVSWHSLGIEQGFLQTMGEIDFHGSYQDAHSVGDFGGDVLSHFELNFNYLGRKWYVPVKDLMGIYKQLYGKEVITKKAIIDCSYLQFLELYGEILILSKLYPNFARKSPFLVEQFQDYFLGGLDDMAFWSTNMFHLTSYMLQNGTSDCTLPENPLFMACGPKHNSSLGIKLQKNKCHANVNVSLAENTKGNINYTERGVFYSVDSWAQDSVSFLYLTFTKKLRKVFASEHPHQHNYVSSPIASYFLSLPYVKLGWSMTSADLNQDGHEDLVVGAPGYSRSGHVQVGRVYLIYSNDIGLPPVDLDLDKEAHLILEGFQPSGRFGSSVAVLDFNKDGLPDLAVGAPSVGAEKLTYNGAVYVFFGTRKGKISSKPNVTILCKDTYCNLGWTLLAADINGDGAPDLVVGSPYAPSGGKQRGIVAAFYSDSKQNVKDQLNVEEANWMIKGKDDYSWFGYSIHSINLKNRTLLLIGSPTWKNMSGLDSVFYNRDEKQSTGKVYAYYPPSRQSWFTISGDEAMGKLGTSLSSGVVKVNGTLRQVLLVGAPTRDDMSKMAFLSMTLHQGGSTWIYDLTNETGPSLLSSFSGDRRFSRFGGMVHLSDLDSDGLDEIIISAPLRTGDLTAGLLGGEDGRVYIYNGKEAPLGDVTSKCKSWISPCPEEKAQHVLISLEENSRFGSSVVTVKSKTKNQVVVAAGRSSMGARLAGTLHIYNLGVD; encoded by the exons GAGCTGGTTTCTTGTGCTGATCATTCTGTTCCATTTGTCTCAAAGAAGTACATCCTGTGGTATTTCAACCCACATAGAAATAG CACACAGAGCACTGGAATTTTTCAGCCAACAAGATGGTACTATTAACTATAAAAAG CTGTTATTAGAACATCAGGATGCTTATCAAGCTGGGAGTGTGTTTCCTGATGCTTTTTATCCTAACATCTGCAAAGGAG GAATTTTTCACGATGTATCTGAGGATACTCACTGGACTCCATTTCTCAATGCAAGTGTCCATTACATCCGACAAAATTATCCTCTTCCTTGGGAGAAG GATACTGAGAAATTGGTGGCTTTCCTGTTTGGCATTATGTCACACATGGTGGCAGATGTGAGCTGGCATAGTCTGGGTATTGAACAAGGATTCTTGCAGACAATGGGAGAG ATTGATTTTCATGGCTCTTACCAAGATGCTCATTCTGTTGGTgattttg GAGGAGATGTGTTGAGCCATTTTGAACTTAATTTTAATTACCTCGGGCGGAAATG GTATGTACCTGTCAAAGACCTAATGGGAATCTACAAGCAGCTCTATGGCAAGGAAGTCATAACGAAAAAAGCAATAATTGACTGTTCGTATCTTCAGTTCTTAGAATT GTATGGTGAGATATTGATTCTTTCcaag CTTTATCCAAATTTTGCAAGAAAGTCCCCATTTTTGGTGGAACAATTCCAAGATTATTTCCTTGGTGGACTAGATGATATGGCATTCTGGTCCACTAATATGTTTCATCTAACAAGCTACATGTTACAGAATGGGACCAG TGACTGTACCCTACCTGAGAATCCTCTGTTCATGGCATGTGGTCCCAAACATAATAGCAGCCTTGG AATAAAACtacagaaaaataaatgtcatGCGAATGTAAATGTATCCTTAGCTGAAAATactaaaggaaatataaattacACAGAAAGAGGAGTCTTCTACAGTGTGGATTCGTGGGCCCAA GATTCGGTCTCCTTTTTGTATCTGACTTTCACCAAGAAGTTAAGGAAAGTGTTTGCAAGTGAACATCCTCACCAGCATAATTACGTGTCCAGTCCCATAGCATCTTACTTTCTGTCACTTCCCTATGTGAAGCTTGGCTG GTCAATGACTTCAGCAGACCTCAACCAGGATGGCCATGAGGATCTGGTGGTAGGAGCACCAGGTTATAGCAGATCAGGCCATGTTCAGGTGGGACGAGTATATCTCATCTACAGCAATGATATAGGTTTGCCTCCTGTAGACTTGGATTTGGACAAAGAAGCACATCTAATTCTAGAGGGATTTCAG CCCTCAGGTCGTTTTGGGTCTTCCGTGGCAGTGTTGGATTTCAACAAGGATGGCCTGCCTGACCTAGCAGTGGGAGCCCCCTCGGTGGGAGCTGAGAAACTCACTTACAAT GGAGCGGTGTATGTCTTTTTTGGtaccagaaaaggaaaaatatcttcTAAACCAAATGTCACCATTTTGTGCAAG GACACATATTGTAACCTTGGCTGGACGCTCTTGGCAGCAGATATTAATGGGGATGGTGCTCCTGACCTGGTGGTTGGGTCACCTTATGCACCCAGTGGAGGGAAGCAAAGGGGGATTGTGGCTGCATTCTATTCGGATTCCAAACAAAATGTCAAAG ATCAACTGAATGTTGAGGAAGCTAATTGGATGATAAAGGGGAAAGATGACTATAGCTGGTTTGGATATTCAATTCATAGTATCAACTTAAAGAACAGAACCTTGTTATTAATTGGGAGTCCAACCTGGAAGAATATGAGTGG GTTAGACAGCGTGTTCTATAACCGTGATGAGAAACAAAGCACTGGAAAGGTCTACGCCTATTATCCACCAAGTAGACAAAGTTGGTTTACAATTTCTGGAGATGAG GCAATGGGAAAACTGGGCACTTCACTCTCAAGTGGTGTTGTGAAAGTCAATGGAACCCTAAGACAAGTGCTGCTGGTTGGTGCCCCAACTCGTG ATGACATGTCTAAAATGGCGTTCTTATCCATGACCCTGCACCAGGGAGGCAGCACATGGATCTATGACTTGACAAATGAGACAGGGCCCTCTCTGCTGAGCAGCTTCAGTGGGGACAGGCGCTTCTCTCGATTTGGAGGAATGGTGCACTTAAGTGACCTGGACAGTGATGGATTAG ATGAGATCATCATATCAGCCCCTCTGAGAACAGGGGACTTAACAGCTGGGCTTCTTGGTGGGGAGGATGGCCGAGTTTATATCTATAATGGCAAGGAAGCTCCACTTGGAGATGTCACAAGTAAATGCAAATCCTGGATCTCTCCTTGTCCTGAAGAAAAG gcccAGCATGTACTGATTTCTCTAGAA GAAAATTCGAGATTCGGGAGCTCTGTGGTCACAGTGAAGTCAAAGACAAAG AATCAAGTTGTTGTTGCTGCCGGGAGGAGCTCCATGGGAGCTAGACTGGCTGGGACGCTTCACATCTACAATCT
- the GPLD1 gene encoding phosphatidylinositol-glycan-specific phospholipase D isoform X2: MSAFRSWFLVLIILFHLSQRSTSCGISTHIEIAHRALEFFSQQDGTINYKKLLLEHQDAYQAGSVFPDAFYPNICKGGIFHDVSEDTHWTPFLNASVHYIRQNYPLPWEKDTEKLVAFLFGIMSHMVADVSWHSLGIEQGFLQTMGEIDFHGSYQDAHSVGDFGGDVLSHFELNFNYLGRKWYVPVKDLMGIYKQLYGKEVITKKAIIDCSYLQFLELYGEILILSKLYPNFARKSPFLVEQFQDYFLGGLDDMAFWSTNMFHLTSYMLQNGTSDCTLPENPLFMACGPKHNSSLGIKLQKNKCHANVNVSLAENTKGNINYTERGVFYSVDSWAQDSVSFLYLTFTKKLRKVFASEHPHQHNYVSSPIASYFLSLPYVKLGWSMTSADLNQDGHEDLVVGAPGYSRSGHVQVGRVYLIYSNDIGLPPVDLDLDKEAHLILEGFQPSGRFGSSVAVLDFNKDGLPDLAVGAPSVGAEKLTYNGAVYVFFGTRKGKISSKPNVTILCKDTYCNLGWTLLAADINGDGAPDLVVGSPYAPSGGKQRGIVAAFYSDSKQNVKDQLNVEEANWMIKGKDDYSWFGYSIHSINLKNRTLLLIGSPTWKNMSGLDSVFYNRDEKQSTGKVYAYYPPSRQSWFTISGDEAMGKLGTSLSSGVVKVNGTLRQVLLVGAPTRDDMSKMAFLSMTLHQGGSTWIYDLTNETGPSLLSSFSGDRRFSRFGGMVHLSDLDSDGLDEIIISAPLRTGDLTAGLLGGEDGRVYIYNGKEAPLGDVTSKCKSWISPCPEEKAQHVLISLEENSRFGSSVVTVKSKTKNQVVVAAGRSSMGARLAGTLHIYNLGVD; the protein is encoded by the exons ATGTCTGCTTTCAGGAGCTGGTTTCTTGTGCTGATCATTCTGTTCCATTTGTCTCAAAGAAGTACATCCTGTGGTATTTCAACCCACATAGAAATAG CACACAGAGCACTGGAATTTTTCAGCCAACAAGATGGTACTATTAACTATAAAAAG CTGTTATTAGAACATCAGGATGCTTATCAAGCTGGGAGTGTGTTTCCTGATGCTTTTTATCCTAACATCTGCAAAGGAG GAATTTTTCACGATGTATCTGAGGATACTCACTGGACTCCATTTCTCAATGCAAGTGTCCATTACATCCGACAAAATTATCCTCTTCCTTGGGAGAAG GATACTGAGAAATTGGTGGCTTTCCTGTTTGGCATTATGTCACACATGGTGGCAGATGTGAGCTGGCATAGTCTGGGTATTGAACAAGGATTCTTGCAGACAATGGGAGAG ATTGATTTTCATGGCTCTTACCAAGATGCTCATTCTGTTGGTgattttg GAGGAGATGTGTTGAGCCATTTTGAACTTAATTTTAATTACCTCGGGCGGAAATG GTATGTACCTGTCAAAGACCTAATGGGAATCTACAAGCAGCTCTATGGCAAGGAAGTCATAACGAAAAAAGCAATAATTGACTGTTCGTATCTTCAGTTCTTAGAATT GTATGGTGAGATATTGATTCTTTCcaag CTTTATCCAAATTTTGCAAGAAAGTCCCCATTTTTGGTGGAACAATTCCAAGATTATTTCCTTGGTGGACTAGATGATATGGCATTCTGGTCCACTAATATGTTTCATCTAACAAGCTACATGTTACAGAATGGGACCAG TGACTGTACCCTACCTGAGAATCCTCTGTTCATGGCATGTGGTCCCAAACATAATAGCAGCCTTGG AATAAAACtacagaaaaataaatgtcatGCGAATGTAAATGTATCCTTAGCTGAAAATactaaaggaaatataaattacACAGAAAGAGGAGTCTTCTACAGTGTGGATTCGTGGGCCCAA GATTCGGTCTCCTTTTTGTATCTGACTTTCACCAAGAAGTTAAGGAAAGTGTTTGCAAGTGAACATCCTCACCAGCATAATTACGTGTCCAGTCCCATAGCATCTTACTTTCTGTCACTTCCCTATGTGAAGCTTGGCTG GTCAATGACTTCAGCAGACCTCAACCAGGATGGCCATGAGGATCTGGTGGTAGGAGCACCAGGTTATAGCAGATCAGGCCATGTTCAGGTGGGACGAGTATATCTCATCTACAGCAATGATATAGGTTTGCCTCCTGTAGACTTGGATTTGGACAAAGAAGCACATCTAATTCTAGAGGGATTTCAG CCCTCAGGTCGTTTTGGGTCTTCCGTGGCAGTGTTGGATTTCAACAAGGATGGCCTGCCTGACCTAGCAGTGGGAGCCCCCTCGGTGGGAGCTGAGAAACTCACTTACAAT GGAGCGGTGTATGTCTTTTTTGGtaccagaaaaggaaaaatatcttcTAAACCAAATGTCACCATTTTGTGCAAG GACACATATTGTAACCTTGGCTGGACGCTCTTGGCAGCAGATATTAATGGGGATGGTGCTCCTGACCTGGTGGTTGGGTCACCTTATGCACCCAGTGGAGGGAAGCAAAGGGGGATTGTGGCTGCATTCTATTCGGATTCCAAACAAAATGTCAAAG ATCAACTGAATGTTGAGGAAGCTAATTGGATGATAAAGGGGAAAGATGACTATAGCTGGTTTGGATATTCAATTCATAGTATCAACTTAAAGAACAGAACCTTGTTATTAATTGGGAGTCCAACCTGGAAGAATATGAGTGG GTTAGACAGCGTGTTCTATAACCGTGATGAGAAACAAAGCACTGGAAAGGTCTACGCCTATTATCCACCAAGTAGACAAAGTTGGTTTACAATTTCTGGAGATGAG GCAATGGGAAAACTGGGCACTTCACTCTCAAGTGGTGTTGTGAAAGTCAATGGAACCCTAAGACAAGTGCTGCTGGTTGGTGCCCCAACTCGTG ATGACATGTCTAAAATGGCGTTCTTATCCATGACCCTGCACCAGGGAGGCAGCACATGGATCTATGACTTGACAAATGAGACAGGGCCCTCTCTGCTGAGCAGCTTCAGTGGGGACAGGCGCTTCTCTCGATTTGGAGGAATGGTGCACTTAAGTGACCTGGACAGTGATGGATTAG ATGAGATCATCATATCAGCCCCTCTGAGAACAGGGGACTTAACAGCTGGGCTTCTTGGTGGGGAGGATGGCCGAGTTTATATCTATAATGGCAAGGAAGCTCCACTTGGAGATGTCACAAGTAAATGCAAATCCTGGATCTCTCCTTGTCCTGAAGAAAAG gcccAGCATGTACTGATTTCTCTAGAA GAAAATTCGAGATTCGGGAGCTCTGTGGTCACAGTGAAGTCAAAGACAAAG AATCAAGTTGTTGTTGCTGCCGGGAGGAGCTCCATGGGAGCTAGACTGGCTGGGACGCTTCACATCTACAATCT